In one Actinomyces trachealis genomic region, the following are encoded:
- a CDS encoding DUF3159 domain-containing protein — MTETRKNSAPVSASRTGLGAIDSERFDVAAAVGGWRGVVESMTPTLVFILVLAVRPKALVPALVASLAVSGIAMVARLVQRQNLTQVFGGAALAGLSALWAWRSGEAVNFYATGLIINAVWLSACLLSLLLGFPLVGVLMELWHRASGELTKAGAEAKATQDDAVAFADAVKATDAADVDAEHKAAATWFTWRKNPTQRGERRRYYLGTTILAAMFALRLVVELPLYLAGEQTLGALGIARLALGLPLFALTLWFVWLVIRPVPEVEQH; from the coding sequence ATGACTGAGACCCGGAAGAACAGCGCTCCCGTATCCGCCAGCCGCACCGGCCTAGGCGCCATCGACTCAGAGCGCTTCGACGTCGCTGCTGCGGTAGGCGGCTGGCGTGGGGTTGTGGAGTCCATGACCCCGACCCTCGTCTTCATCCTGGTTCTGGCTGTACGACCAAAGGCACTTGTGCCAGCACTGGTGGCTTCACTGGCCGTGAGCGGTATCGCCATGGTGGCGCGGTTGGTCCAGCGCCAAAACCTGACCCAGGTTTTCGGCGGCGCCGCCCTAGCTGGCCTGTCAGCCCTGTGGGCCTGGCGCAGCGGCGAGGCCGTGAACTTCTACGCCACCGGCCTGATCATCAACGCCGTCTGGCTCAGTGCCTGCCTTTTGTCACTCCTACTGGGATTTCCCCTGGTTGGCGTACTCATGGAGCTGTGGCACCGGGCCTCAGGGGAGCTGACGAAAGCGGGCGCGGAGGCTAAGGCGACGCAGGATGACGCCGTCGCCTTTGCGGATGCTGTCAAGGCCACTGATGCTGCGGACGTTGACGCCGAGCACAAGGCGGCTGCTACGTGGTTCACCTGGCGTAAAAACCCCACGCAACGCGGCGAGCGGCGCCGCTACTACCTGGGCACCACCATCCTGGCAGCCATGTTCGCGCTGCGCTTGGTGGTGGAACTCCCCTTGTACCTGGCAGGGGAACAGACCCTCGGGGCTCTGGGTATCGCCCGCCTAGCCCTGGGGCTGCCACTGTTCGCACTGACTCTGTGGTTTGTGTGGCTGGTGATCAGGCCTGTGCCGGAGGTTGAGCAGCACTGA
- a CDS encoding DUF3710 domain-containing protein, with translation MALFSLRRDKDADATAKDKVEDKDEQGTSTDGTVKGPWDSRNLPDDDVTRIDLGSLRIPVVDGMQLRFEAPHPGADIAAVSLVLGGSLMSLRVMAAPRSESLWDEVRQELTTMITDQGGDVTVEDGSFGRELKTVVIAVDQSGKRAKHDLRLVGLDGPRWLLRADFLGPAATSKEAAKTLEEVLSGIVVHRDEVPRPPREALPIHAPGQAPGPEAEDLPGLDPLAPGPTIAEVR, from the coding sequence ATGGCACTATTCTCCCTCCGTCGCGACAAAGACGCCGACGCCACCGCAAAGGACAAGGTGGAAGACAAGGACGAGCAGGGCACCTCGACAGACGGCACTGTGAAGGGCCCCTGGGACTCACGCAACCTGCCTGACGACGATGTCACTCGCATCGACCTAGGCTCTCTGCGCATCCCCGTGGTGGACGGCATGCAGTTGCGTTTCGAAGCTCCCCACCCAGGCGCGGACATCGCCGCCGTCTCTCTGGTGCTCGGCGGCTCCCTCATGAGCCTGAGGGTTATGGCCGCACCCCGCTCCGAATCCCTGTGGGATGAGGTGCGCCAGGAACTCACCACCATGATCACCGACCAAGGCGGAGACGTCACCGTTGAGGATGGCAGCTTTGGACGGGAACTCAAGACCGTCGTCATCGCAGTGGACCAGTCTGGTAAGCGTGCCAAGCACGACCTACGCCTAGTTGGCCTGGACGGTCCACGCTGGCTGCTGCGCGCTGACTTCCTGGGCCCCGCCGCCACCTCCAAGGAAGCGGCCAAGACACTTGAGGAGGTCCTCTCAGGGATCGTGGTGCACCGCGACGAGGTGCCGCGCCCCCCTCGCGAGGCGCTGCCCATCCACGCCCCCGGTCAGGCGCCTGGCCCCGAGGCGGAGGACCTACCCGGGCTCGATCCGCTGGCCCCCGGCCCAACTATCGCTGAGGTGCGATGA
- a CDS encoding DUF4193 domain-containing protein, whose product MATDYDAPRKNDDEPEADSLEELTARQKDQSSAAIEEDENEVAEGFELPGADLSREELSVRVVPQLEDEFTCSECFLVHHRSQLAYVDDSTGLAVCTDCAG is encoded by the coding sequence ATGGCTACCGATTATGACGCCCCGCGCAAGAATGACGACGAGCCTGAGGCTGATTCGCTCGAAGAGTTGACAGCGCGCCAAAAGGACCAGTCCTCTGCTGCGATCGAGGAGGACGAGAACGAGGTGGCTGAGGGCTTTGAGCTCCCCGGCGCCGACCTCTCCCGTGAGGAGCTTTCTGTGCGCGTCGTGCCTCAACTGGAGGACGAGTTCACCTGTTCTGAGTGCTTCCTGGTGCACCACCGCAGCCAGCTGGCGTACGTTGACGACAGCACCGGCCTGGCCGTCTGCACCGACTGCGCTGGCTGA
- a CDS encoding APC family permease, whose amino-acid sequence MRDFADSLKRLLVGRPVPSAALGQTLLPKRIALPVFASDALSSVGYAPDEVLVTLAVAGVAATALAPWIALAVVGVLVVVVASYRQTVHAYPSGGGDYEVVTTNLGERAGLVVASALLVDYVLTVAVSISSGSSYLVAAVPSLAPYKVWIAVGIVTLLAVLNLRGARESGGAFAIPTYIYMLAIGVMAVAGLVQEVTGTLGQAASAAYEIVPTTGWESGLTGLAGAFLILRAFSSGCAALTGVEAISNGVPSFKHPKSKNAATTLLLLGAIATAMLMSVVHLAGATGVHMVEDPETNLLSNGVPLGESYHQDPVIGQIARTVFSGFLPMFYLVTVVTGLILVLAANTAFNGFPVLASVLGRDELLPRQLTQRGDRLAYSNGIIVLWLGAIAFILGFQAETNRLIQLYIIGVFISFTLSQIGMVRHWSRELALATDSRNRNRMRRSRIINSIGVVGTGLVLLIVLVTKVTRGAWITLLVMAVLYVVMSSIRRHYRRVSEELAVADLGEARLLPAHVHAIVLASRLHQPTLRALSYAQSTHPTSIEAVTVDIGDGGTERVLHEWEEADLAVPLTVLDSPFRDVIRPVVSYVRSVRRESPRDLVVVFLPEYLVAHWWEQPLHNQMALRLKTALLFTPGVVVASVPWLLGAPDHTYRRAGMRINPAQEVKGIAHADDAMRLASKDRRATTRAATEAKIDNLKDLKKGRPRV is encoded by the coding sequence GTGCGTGACTTCGCAGATAGCCTCAAACGGCTGCTGGTAGGGCGTCCCGTGCCGAGCGCAGCGCTCGGACAGACACTCCTGCCCAAACGGATCGCCTTGCCGGTCTTCGCTTCCGACGCCCTGTCATCCGTCGGGTACGCCCCTGACGAGGTGCTGGTCACCCTGGCGGTGGCCGGGGTCGCGGCCACCGCCCTGGCGCCCTGGATCGCCCTGGCAGTCGTCGGTGTGCTCGTCGTCGTGGTGGCCTCCTACCGGCAAACTGTCCACGCCTACCCCTCCGGCGGTGGCGACTACGAGGTAGTCACCACCAATCTCGGTGAGCGTGCGGGCCTAGTGGTGGCCTCTGCGCTGCTGGTGGACTATGTGCTTACTGTGGCGGTCTCAATCTCCTCCGGTTCCTCCTACCTGGTAGCCGCAGTCCCGTCCTTAGCGCCCTACAAGGTGTGGATTGCCGTGGGCATCGTCACTCTCCTGGCGGTCCTGAACCTGCGCGGAGCCCGCGAATCCGGCGGGGCCTTCGCCATCCCTACCTACATCTACATGCTGGCCATAGGGGTGATGGCTGTTGCCGGGCTGGTGCAAGAAGTGACCGGGACCTTGGGGCAGGCGGCGTCTGCCGCCTACGAGATTGTCCCGACGACGGGCTGGGAGTCGGGGCTGACCGGCCTGGCTGGCGCCTTTCTGATCCTGCGTGCCTTCTCCTCCGGCTGCGCGGCCCTGACCGGCGTGGAGGCGATTTCCAATGGCGTGCCCAGCTTCAAGCACCCCAAGTCCAAGAATGCTGCCACCACGTTGCTGCTGCTAGGGGCAATCGCCACGGCGATGCTCATGAGCGTGGTGCACCTAGCTGGCGCCACCGGTGTGCACATGGTGGAGGATCCGGAGACCAATCTGCTCAGCAACGGTGTGCCCCTGGGGGAGAGTTACCACCAGGACCCGGTGATCGGCCAGATCGCCCGTACGGTCTTCTCCGGCTTCCTGCCCATGTTCTACCTGGTCACCGTGGTGACCGGCCTGATCCTGGTCCTGGCCGCCAATACCGCCTTCAACGGTTTTCCCGTGCTGGCCAGCGTCCTGGGGCGCGACGAACTCCTGCCCCGCCAGCTCACCCAGCGGGGTGACCGCCTGGCCTACTCCAACGGCATCATCGTGTTGTGGTTAGGTGCCATCGCCTTCATCCTGGGATTCCAGGCGGAGACCAACCGGCTAATCCAGCTCTACATCATTGGGGTGTTCATCTCCTTCACGCTCTCCCAGATCGGCATGGTGCGCCACTGGAGCCGTGAACTGGCTCTGGCCACCGACTCTCGCAATCGCAACCGTATGCGCCGCTCTCGCATTATTAACTCCATAGGTGTGGTCGGCACCGGCCTAGTACTCCTGATCGTCCTGGTGACCAAGGTGACTCGCGGAGCCTGGATCACCTTGTTGGTCATGGCAGTCCTCTACGTGGTCATGAGTTCCATCCGCCGCCACTACCGGCGCGTCAGTGAAGAGCTGGCCGTGGCGGACCTCGGTGAAGCCCGCCTGCTGCCCGCCCACGTGCACGCCATCGTCCTGGCCTCACGCTTGCACCAACCCACCCTGCGGGCGCTCAGCTACGCCCAGTCCACCCACCCCACCTCCATTGAGGCGGTCACCGTTGATATTGGCGACGGCGGCACCGAGCGCGTGCTCCACGAGTGGGAGGAGGCCGACCTGGCAGTTCCACTGACAGTCCTAGACTCACCGTTCCGTGACGTGATCCGTCCTGTGGTCTCTTACGTGCGATCCGTGCGCCGCGAGTCCCCCCGCGACCTGGTGGTGGTTTTCCTGCCCGAGTACCTGGTGGCGCACTGGTGGGAACAACCCCTGCACAACCAGATGGCCCTCCGCCTTAAGACCGCCCTGCTTTTCACACCCGGCGTCGTGGTGGCCTCCGTGCCGTGGCTCCTGGGTGCCCCCGACCACACCTACCGGCGTGCAGGTATGCGTATCAACCCGGCCCAAGAAGTCAAGGGCATAGCCCATGCAGACGACGCCATGCGACTGGCGTCTAAGGACCGCCGCGCCACCACCCGTGCGGCGACCGAGGCCAAGATCGACAACCTCAAGGACCTTAAGAAGGGACGACCTCGTGTCTGA
- a CDS encoding class I SAM-dependent RNA methyltransferase — MSEQQTPAAADSQVEELILNVGAPAHGGHCVSRLKDDPTGPVVFVRHALPGETVCARLTERGARSWRAETTEVLVASPDRVRPAWAQAGAGGVGGGELSHVALPAQRTWKRWVLADCLRRIGGQKVVDAVAALPEAKGGSIAVEAMPSEQAAEASDSSQVRAHAGTATRTRVGLAATADGQLGMHGFRSGEVLPLHSLPLAVREIQELGLTERAVWRRGLTPGDTLRAVAPSAGEPLVLVGQQVMNAQGRPTTRRRVEEVVDASGLGLGQLRYSLHADSFWQVHRDAPTVLVDRVVRAALSPEPTAAGSTSQTEALQEDTGLKVLELYSGAGLFTLPLTLLTGEVRSIEGAQTAVRDARRLLHSHTGAHLFAGRVSARSVAGVGEAFGNGQQRADVVVLDPPRAGAGREAVAAVCALEPQRVVMVACDPASLARDLGTFLCGAYRLVAMSALDMFPHTHHFETIAVLERA; from the coding sequence GTGTCTGAGCAGCAGACGCCCGCAGCGGCCGACAGCCAAGTCGAGGAGCTCATCCTCAACGTTGGCGCGCCCGCCCACGGTGGCCACTGTGTCTCCCGCCTAAAGGACGACCCCACCGGGCCTGTGGTCTTCGTGCGCCACGCCCTGCCCGGGGAGACCGTATGTGCGCGCCTCACCGAACGCGGTGCCCGCTCCTGGCGGGCTGAGACCACCGAGGTGCTCGTAGCCTCACCCGACCGCGTCCGCCCAGCCTGGGCACAGGCTGGCGCTGGGGGAGTAGGCGGTGGTGAACTCAGCCACGTGGCGCTTCCTGCCCAACGCACCTGGAAACGCTGGGTCTTGGCCGACTGCCTGCGCCGCATTGGCGGGCAGAAGGTGGTCGACGCTGTAGCCGCCCTGCCCGAGGCCAAAGGCGGCAGCATCGCGGTGGAGGCCATGCCCAGTGAGCAGGCTGCTGAGGCCAGTGACAGCTCTCAGGTGCGCGCTCACGCTGGAACCGCCACGCGTACCCGCGTCGGCTTAGCGGCCACCGCAGACGGGCAGTTGGGGATGCACGGCTTCCGTTCCGGCGAGGTTCTGCCCCTGCACTCCTTGCCATTGGCCGTCCGCGAGATTCAGGAGCTCGGGTTGACGGAACGGGCCGTCTGGCGCCGCGGCCTGACGCCCGGGGACACGCTGCGCGCCGTCGCCCCCAGTGCTGGAGAGCCGCTGGTGCTGGTGGGGCAGCAAGTGATGAATGCGCAAGGGCGCCCCACCACCCGACGCCGGGTGGAGGAGGTGGTGGATGCTAGTGGTTTGGGATTGGGCCAGCTGCGCTACAGCCTGCATGCGGACAGCTTCTGGCAGGTGCACCGCGATGCTCCCACCGTGCTGGTGGACCGCGTGGTGCGTGCCGCCTTGAGCCCTGAGCCCACCGCTGCTGGCTCCACCAGCCAGACCGAAGCACTCCAGGAGGACACTGGGTTGAAGGTCTTGGAGCTTTACTCGGGTGCAGGGCTGTTCACCCTGCCCTTGACTCTGCTGACCGGCGAGGTCCGCAGCATCGAGGGCGCCCAGACCGCCGTGCGTGACGCTCGCCGCCTCTTACACTCGCATACCGGAGCGCACTTGTTTGCAGGCCGGGTCAGCGCCCGCTCCGTGGCCGGGGTCGGTGAGGCATTCGGCAACGGTCAGCAGCGGGCCGACGTCGTCGTCCTAGATCCGCCGCGCGCCGGTGCGGGCCGGGAAGCTGTAGCAGCTGTCTGCGCCCTGGAACCGCAGCGAGTCGTTATGGTGGCCTGCGACCCAGCCTCGTTGGCCCGCGACTTAGGCACCTTCCTGTGTGGCGCCTACCGCTTGGTCGCCATGAGCGCCCTGGACATGTTCCCCCACACGCACCATTTTGAGACGATCGCCGTGTTGGAACGCGCCTGA
- a CDS encoding potassium channel family protein, whose product MRIIIAGAGSVGRSIASELISHGHEVTLLDRSAEAMRIASVPDADWHLADACDVDALEEAGAADCDVVVAATGDDKANLVISLLAKTEYGVPRTVARVNNPKNEWLFDDTWGVDVAVSTPRIMTALVEEAVSVGSLVSVFTFHQSGASMHELTLAPDSPVIGELISSVELPPHTVIAAILRDYRPINPDEHERFERGDEILFLTAQEGADQLAEIPALFSTQDLPVVPARADTVPGASSGQVSAAQPPAQA is encoded by the coding sequence ATGCGGATCATCATTGCCGGAGCAGGTTCTGTGGGCCGTTCTATCGCCAGCGAACTCATCAGCCACGGTCACGAGGTAACCCTGCTGGACCGCTCCGCAGAGGCCATGCGCATCGCCTCCGTGCCAGACGCGGACTGGCACCTGGCGGACGCCTGTGACGTGGACGCCCTGGAGGAGGCTGGCGCCGCAGACTGCGACGTCGTGGTGGCCGCCACTGGTGATGACAAAGCCAACTTGGTGATCTCCCTGCTCGCCAAAACCGAGTACGGGGTGCCACGCACCGTGGCGCGTGTGAACAACCCCAAGAATGAGTGGCTTTTTGACGACACTTGGGGCGTGGACGTAGCCGTGTCCACCCCGCGCATCATGACGGCGCTGGTGGAGGAGGCGGTCAGTGTTGGTTCACTGGTCTCGGTTTTCACCTTCCACCAGTCGGGCGCCTCCATGCACGAGCTGACGCTGGCGCCTGATTCGCCGGTGATCGGCGAGCTGATCTCCTCGGTGGAACTGCCGCCGCACACGGTGATTGCTGCGATCCTGCGCGACTACCGGCCTATCAACCCTGATGAGCACGAGCGTTTTGAGCGGGGGGACGAGATCCTCTTCCTTACCGCCCAGGAGGGTGCCGACCAGCTGGCGGAGATCCCCGCATTGTTCAGCACGCAGGACCTGCCGGTGGTTCCGGCCCGGGCTGACACTGTGCCTGGCGCGTCTTCCGGCCAGGTCAGTGCTGCTCAACCTCCGGCACAGGCCTGA
- a CDS encoding OB-fold nucleic acid binding domain-containing protein, translating into MSVLCRLGGFFKRLSPSREDLTARTEAADACRRGTIHLDQIEPRSRVRVSGVLQAVTHRPASAKPVLVARLYDGTGAVDLIWLGRRDIAGVVPGAHLITEGMVTAGRSRPIIYNPAYELLGPGQ; encoded by the coding sequence ATGAGCGTTCTGTGCCGCCTGGGGGGCTTCTTCAAACGGCTGAGCCCCAGCCGTGAGGACTTGACTGCCCGTACTGAGGCGGCTGACGCCTGCCGCCGCGGCACCATACACCTGGACCAGATCGAGCCCAGGAGCCGCGTGCGCGTCTCTGGTGTGCTGCAGGCGGTCACGCACCGCCCCGCCTCCGCCAAACCAGTGCTGGTGGCCCGGCTTTACGACGGCACCGGTGCGGTGGACCTTATCTGGCTGGGGCGGCGTGACATCGCCGGGGTGGTCCCGGGTGCGCACCTCATTACAGAAGGCATGGTCACCGCAGGGCGCTCCCGCCCCATCATCTACAACCCCGCCTACGAGCTGCTAGGACCAGGCCAATGA
- a CDS encoding potassium channel family protein — MHFIIMGCGRVGASMATQLDRMGHSVAVIDLNADSFRRLPPAFSGRKIKGIGFDQDALEQAGIDEAYAFAAVSNGDNSNIVSARVARETFGVERVVARIYDARRADVYERLGIPTVATVRQTAEQMMRRMLPSGSAREFDDVSGAVTLVQPDVAPAWVGTSVNFLQDRSGARVAWISRGSSAFVPTGSTLIQEHDRLHVAVLSEKVSSVQRTLSRPPAKEA, encoded by the coding sequence GTGCACTTCATCATTATGGGGTGCGGTCGCGTGGGGGCCTCCATGGCCACGCAGCTTGACCGCATGGGCCACTCGGTGGCCGTCATTGACCTGAACGCTGACTCCTTCCGCCGCCTGCCACCAGCATTTTCTGGCCGAAAGATCAAAGGTATCGGTTTCGACCAGGACGCTCTTGAGCAGGCTGGCATTGATGAGGCTTACGCCTTTGCCGCCGTCTCCAATGGTGACAACTCCAACATCGTCTCTGCCCGGGTGGCGCGAGAGACCTTTGGTGTGGAGCGAGTGGTGGCACGCATCTATGACGCCCGGCGCGCTGACGTCTACGAGCGCCTAGGTATCCCCACGGTGGCTACGGTCCGCCAGACCGCCGAGCAGATGATGCGGCGGATGCTGCCCTCTGGCTCCGCCCGGGAGTTCGACGACGTTTCCGGTGCGGTCACCCTGGTTCAGCCCGATGTGGCTCCGGCCTGGGTGGGCACCTCCGTGAACTTTCTACAGGACCGCTCCGGCGCGCGGGTCGCCTGGATCTCCCGGGGCTCCTCCGCCTTTGTGCCCACCGGTAGCACCCTGATCCAGGAGCACGACCGCCTGCATGTGGCAGTGCTATCCGAAAAGGTCAGCTCGGTGCAGCGCACCCTGTCCCGCCCGCCCGCCAAGGAGGCCTGA